AATGCACTTCTGTCAAGACCACTATCCTCAGATGAtacaattaaaacataatttcgattggtggtatggttctgttctgggcaagcacTCCCTGTGCATCATGAATAAGAGCAGTGATAAACCCCCATAAAGCAATGCTGATATCCCCCAATCACTACTAATGAAAGCTCTGATGGGCATCGTATTCCTATAGGTGGATGTACTCGGCTGATGAGAGCTTGACTAACGTGACCTGGCAGAGCTAATGGGGACAGGAGCTTACATTGGCAAAGATTGGAGCTAAGACAGTGGACAAGGTCATCAGTGTTAGGAATGAGGAAGGCATTCCCTGTCCTtcatctcgttatttcaagacaTGCAAATTAGTAGAGTTTCCACCTTTTAAACTGATTGGAGTTGATGTCTTCCGATCATGGGACATCCAAATTAGGAACATGGTTAAAAAAAGTACATCCTAGGATCTACTATCTTTGTGTTGCTAAAAAAAGCAGGATTCCCTTGTGatgttttaacataaatatCTTTGACTTTTATGCGGCCAGTTCTGGAGGAACGCTAGCCCAGTATGGGGAGATTACCTAAAGGTCTCTCTGAGTTAGAGAGGGTTTaaaaacattgcagccggataaAAGGTATTCTGACATCAACACTCCCATTGCAGAGTGAGAGATGAGGCAAAGCCACCTTGCATACTTTTACTTTATTAAGGACAATTCATCACCACTGCATTGCTTCCTGTCTGTGGCTCCAACACCTAGTTATCTACTACAGCAGCGCAGGACATTTGCCTTGCCCAGgagtaaaacaaaaagacattAACTTTCTTTCATCCCACATGCTCTCAAATTGCTTTACAAATAACGTTTAGGTGTCTGGTTGTATGAAGTCTATTTCtgctatatttttttgtgtatttgggCTATATTACCTCACagaatttaattataatatatcaGAATTATTTGATTTTACTTGCTTTTTAGATTGTTTAAAAACCAGGTGTATATAATGCTAGTTAATACTTCAGCATGTCTACAAGCAAAGCGGAATGCACCAAACATCTACCCAAAGTACTTTGGGCATGCTCCAGTAGCAAACCTGAACATGAACCTTTTTACTTGTCTTCAATATGACGAATCTGACCAACTGGGATCAAAAAATATCACGTGCATAattttgagaaccaatgagaatcTTCTGGTAGCATAAGCTCCCATTTGGGCATGTCTGGAGAATCATGACTGTTAATGAAGAGGGAGGGATTATCGTTAATTAGCCAAAATCTGTAGAATACAAAAAGACCAAAGGGCAGCATCTCAACAGTGTAACTATCTGTTGAACAATGACAGGAAGTTGGTGTGCAGTGCAGTCTCTGGCactttgtgtgtggttttgtgtTTTCTGTCATGCTGTTCCACAGTGGAGTAATCTGCCCCAGAATCCCCAAGCTCTGATGTTACAGCAAACTGACCAGCGGCTTCAGAAGCAAGctagtcagcaggttcagaagccagctagtcagtctcctcagtgggttcaacagcaagctagtcagcaggttcagaagccagctagtcagtctcctcagtgggttcaacagcaggctagtcagcaggttcagaagccagctagtcagtctcctcagtgggttcaacagcaggctagtcagcaggttcagaagccagctagtcagtctcctcagtgggttcaacagcaagctagtcagtctcctcagtgggttcaacagcaggTTCAGCCTAAGCAGCCAGTGGTGCAGGCAGAGCCCCTTGACAAATGTGCTGTTGCTGATTATGAGCAGATCCAATGTGGCCCAGCTGGTACCAGTGGTGCTGAGTGTGAAGCGCTCAACTGCTGCTTTAACGGACAGCAGTGCTACTATGGGAAGGCGGGTAAGAGTGTTGAGTCAATGTGAAGGGTTTCCTGTTAAACTTCTCTTCAGCAATAACCTGCTCTCTTACCCTGTTCCAGTGACTGTCCAGTGTATAAGAGATGGTCAGTTTGTGGTAGTGGTGGCTAGAGATGTTACTCTGCCTCGATTGAGCCTGGATTCAGTCCGTCTCCTGGGTGGAAATGACCCAccttgcagtcctgtgggatccaCACCTTCCTTTGCTATATACCAGTTCCCTGTCACTGCATGTGGCACGAGCATGATGGTGGGTAGCTGCTTGTGCTTCTGTTCTGCTTAGAAAAGGACTGGATGCCAACAGTTACTATTTGCAGGAGGATGGTGGCTATGTGGTGTATGAAAACAGGATGACCTCCTCGTATGAAGTGGGTGTCGGACCGCTTGGTTCCATcacaagggacagccattttgagTAGGTGCTTTTTACACTTGTAGCACTTGTCAAGTATTAACATTTATGCTAAAGCTCCCTGTTTGTTGTACAGGCTTCTCTTCCAGTGTAGGTACTCTGGTACTTCTGTGGAAGCTCTGGTTGTGGAGGTCAACACTGTTCCTGCACCTCCACCAGTAGCTGCTTCTGGACCCCTCAGGGTGGAGCTTAGACTGGCAAATGGTCAATGTGTCACCAAAGGCTGTGCAGAAGGCAAGTGTCTGTCCAAGTATGGAGGATTTTCTACAACTCCAGGTTGCAGCAGTTTCTGTTTAAATGCTGCGTTCTTCCTCAGGGGACGAGGCGTACACCTCTTACTACAGTGATGCTGATTATCCGGTCACAAAAGTCCTGCGGGAGCCGGTGTTTGTTGAGGTGCGGGTTTTGGAGAGGACTGACCCCAACATTGTCCTGATGCTGGGACGTTGCTGGGCGACATCAACCCCCAGTCCACTCAGTCTACCCCAGTGGGACCTTCTGGTCGATGGGTGAGTAAGGCTGGTCTTCATCCAGCTAGTGTGCTGTAAGGCCTTTCTGACTGCCCCTTTGCCTTCCAGATGCCCTTACCGGGATGACCGTTACCTGACCACACTGGTTCCGGTGGCTGGATCTTCTGGTCTTCAGTTCCCAACCCACTACAAGCGCtttgttgtgaagatgtttACATTTGTGGATCCAGCATCACTGGCTCCTCTGCAGGAAACCGTATGCTCCACAGCCTTGCCTGAACCCTTAATATTAGTCTTTTTATAGTGGTTTCTGTGGCTTGACCCTTTCCCCCCTCTGTTAGATCTTCATCCACTGTAGTACAGCGGTGTGCCATCCCTCTTCTGGCTCCTGTGAGCAAAGCTGTGCTAGGAAAAGTGAGTGCTAGCTGTAAACTGACTTCAGGAACCATGAGAATTTGGTTTTTAAATGCCCCTCAATTCTACCATTTCTCTTCCAGGAAGAGATGCTGATGTCAAGACAATCTCTAGTGGACAAACTGTGGTGTCTAGTGGAGAAGTTACTCTGGTCATGTGACTTTAGTGGTCTTAATAAACTTCTTAACTCAACATCAGTGTCTCTTTGGTATTGCTCTTTCATGACTGTTCTCAGTTTGCATTATTGGCCCACTACTTGCCTAATCCACACTAAGAATATTTGCAATGGGTTGACTTGGAGTCCAATGTACATGTGTAGACTCATCCCCTCTGTCATAATCAAGGAGTCAAGGGTCTGTCCCTATAAACCTCCCCTGTCCACTTGTGACACACTCCAAACTGGTGACAGGGATTATCCTCCACCTTGGTATCAAATGCACTTCTGTCAAGACCACTATCCTCAGATGAtacaattaaaacataatttcgattggtggtatggttctgttctgggcaagcacTCCCTGTGCATCATGAATAAGAGCAGTGATAAACCCCCATAAAGCAATGCTGATATCCCCCAATCACTACTAATGAAAGCTCTGATGGGCATCGTATTCCTATAGGTGGATGTACTCGGCTGATGAGAGCTTGACTAACGTGACCTGGCAGAGCTAATGGGGACAGGAGCTTACATTGGCAAAGATTGGAGCTAAGACAGTGGACAAGGTCATCAGTGTTAGGAATGAGGAAGGCATTCCCTGTCCTtcatctcgttatttcaagacaTGCAAATTAGTAGAGTTTCCACCTTTTAAACTGATTGGAGTTGATGTCTTCCGATCATGGGACATCCAAATTAGGAACATGGTTAAAAAAAGTACATCCTAGGATCTACTATCTTTGTGTTGCTAAAAAAAGCAGGATTCCCTTGTGatgttttaacataaatatCTTTGACTTTTATGCGGCCAGTTCTGGAGGAACGCTAGCCCAGTATGGGGAGATTACCTAAAGGTCTCTCTGAGTTAGAGAGGGTTTaaaaacattgcagccggataaAAGGTATTCTGACATCAACACTCCCATTGCAGAGTGAGAGATGAGGCAAAGCCACCTTGCATACTTTTACTTTATTAAGGACAATTCATCACCACTGCATTGCTTCCTGTCTGTGGCTCCAACACCTAGTTATCTACTACAGCAGCGCAGGACATTTGCCTTGCCCAGgagtaaaacaaaaagacattAACTTTCTTTCATCCCACATGCTCTCAAATTGCTTTACAAATAACGTTTAGGTGTCTGGTTGTATGAAGTCTATTTCtgctatatttttttgtgtatttgggCTATATTACCTCACagaatttaattataatatatcaGAATTATTTGATTTTACTTGCTTTTTAGATTGTTTAAAAACCAGGTGTATATAATGCTAGTTAATACTTCAGCATGTCTACAAGCAAAGCGGAATGCACCAAACATCTACCCAAAGTACTTTGGGCATGCTCCAGTAGCAAACCTGAACATGAACCTTTTTACTTGTCTTCAATATGACGAATCTGACCAACTGGGATCAAAAAATATCACGTGCATAattttgagaaccaatgagaatcTTCTGGTAGCATAAGCTCCCATTTGGGCATGTCTGGAGAATCATGACTGTTAATGAAGAGGGAGGGATTATCGTTAATTAGCCAAAATCTGTAGAATACAAAAAGACCAAAGGGCAGCATCTCAACAGTGTAACTATCTGTTGAACAATGACAGGAAGTTGGTGTGCAGTGCAGTCTCTGGCactttgtgtgtggttttgtgtTTTCTGTCATGCTGTTCCACAGTGGAGTAATCTGCCCCAGAATCCCCAAGCTCTGATGTTACAGCAAACTGACCAGCGGCTTCAGAAGCAAGctagtcagcaggttcagaagccagctagtcagtctcctcagtgggttcaacagcaagctagtcagcaggttcagaagccagctagtcagtctcctcagtgggttcaacagcaggctagtcagcaggttcagaagccagctagtcagtctcctcagtgggttcaacagcaggctagtcagcaggttcagaagccagctagtcagtctcctcagtgggttcaacagcaagctagtcagtctcctcagtgggttcaacagcaggTTCAGCCTAAGCAGCCAGTGGTGCAGGCAGAGCCCCTTGACAAATGTGCTGTTGCTGATTATGAGCAGATCCAATGTGGCCCAGCTGGTACCAGTGGTGCTGAGTGTGAAGCGCTCAACTGCTGCTTTAACGGACAGCAGTGCTACTATGGGAAGGCGGGTAAGAGTGTTGAGTCAATGTGAAGGGTTTCCTGTTAAACTTCTCTTCAGCAATAACCTGCTCTCTTACCCTGTTCCAGTGACTGTCCAGTGTATAAGAGATGGTCAGTTTGTGGTAGTGGTGGCTAGAGATGTTACTCTGCCTCGATTGAGCCTGGATTCAGTCCGTCTCCTGGGTGGAAATGACCCAccttgcagtcctgtgggatccaCACCTTCCTTTGCTATATACCAGTTCCCTGTCACTGCATGTGGCACGAGCATGATGGTGGGTAGCTGCTTGTGCTTCTGTTCTGCTTAGAAAAGGACTGGATGCCAACAGTTACTATTTGCAGGAGGATGGTGGCTATGTGGTGTATGAAAACAGGATGACCTCCTCGTATGAAGTGGGTGTCGGACCGCTTGGTTCCATcacaagggacagccattttgagTAGGTGCTTTTTACACTTGTAGCACTTGTCAAGTATTAACATTTATGCTAAAGCTCCCTGTTTGTTGTACAGGCTTCTCTTCCAGTGTAGGTACTCTGGTACTTCTGTGGAAGCTCTGGTTGTGGAGGTCAACACTGTTCCTGCACCTCCACCAGTAGCTGCTTCTGGACCCCTCAGGGTGGAGCTTAGACTGGCAAATGGTCAATGTGTCACCAAAGGCTGTGCAGAAGGCAAGTGTCTGTCCAAGTATGGAGGATTTTCTACAACTCCAGGTTGCAGCAGTTTCTGTTTAAATGCTGCGTTCTTCCTCAGGGGACGAGGCGTACACCTCTTACTACAGTGATGCTGATTATCCGGTCACAAAAGTCCTGCGGGAGCCGGTGTTTGTTGAGGTGCGGGTTTTGGAGAGGACTGACCCCAACATTGTCCTGATGCTGGGACGTTGCTGGGCGACATCAACCCCCAGTCCACTCAGTCTACCCCAGTGGGACCTTCTGGTCGATGGGTGAGTAAGGCTGGTCTTCATCCAGCTAGTGTGCTGTAAGGCCTTTCTGACTGCCCCTTTGCCTTCCAGATGCCCTTACCGGGATGACCGTTACCTGACCACACTGGTTCCGGTGGCTGGATCTTCTGGTCTTCAGTTCCCAACCCACTACAAGCGCtttgttgtgaagatgtttACATTTGTGGATCCAGCATCACTGGCTCCTCTGCAGGAAACCGTATGCTCCACAGCCTTGCCTGAACCCTTAATATTAGTCTTTTTATAGTGGTTTCTGTGGCTTGACCCTTTCCCCCCTCTGTTAGATCTTCATCCACTGTAGTACAGCGGTGTGCCATCCCTCTTCTGGCTCCTGTGAGCAAAGCTGTGCTAGGAAAAGTGAGTGCTAGCTGTAAACTGACTTCAGGAACCATGAGAATTTGGTTTTTAAATGCCCCTCAATTCTACCATTTCTCTTCCAGGAAGAGATGCTGATGTCAAGACAATCTCTAGTGGACAAACTGTGGTGTCTAGTGGAGAAGTTACTCTGGTCATGTGACTTTAGTGGTCTTAATAAACTTCTTAACTCAACATCAGTGTCTCTTTGGTATTGCTCTTTCATGACTGTTCTCAGTTTGCATTATTGGCCCACTACTTGCCTAATCCACACTAAGAATATTTGCAATGGGTTGACTTGGAGTCCAATGTACATGTGTAGACTCATCCCCTCTGTCATAATCAAGGAGTCAAGGGTCTGTCCCTATAAACCTCCCCTGTCCACTTGTGACACACTCCAAACTGGTGACAGGGATTATCCTCCACCTTGGTATCAAATGCACTTCTGTCAAGACCACTATCCTCAGATGAtacaattaaaacataatttcgattggtggtatggttctgttctgggcaagcacTCCCTGTGCATCATGAATAAGAGCAGTGATAAACCCCCATAAAGCAATGCTGATATCCCCCAATCACTACTAATGAAAGCTCTGATGGGCATCGTATTCCTATAGGTGGATGTACTCGGCTGATGAGAGCTTGACTAACGTGACCTGGCAGAGCTAATGGGGACAGGAGCTTACATTGGCAAAGATTGGAGCTAAGACAGTGGACAAGGTCATCAGTGTTAGGAATGAGGAAGGCATTCCCTGTCCTtcatctcgttatttcaagacaTGCAAATTAGTAGAGTTTCCACCTTTTAAACTGATTGGAGTTGATGTCTTCCGATCATGGGACATCCAAATTAGGAACATGGTTAAAAAAAGTACATCCTAGGATCTACTATCTTTGTGTTGCTAAAAAAAGCAGGATTCCCTTGTGatgttttaacataaatatCTTTGACTTTTATGCGGCCAGTTCTGGAGGAACGCTAGCCCAGTATGGGGAGATTACCTAAAGGTCTCTCTGAGTTAGAGAGGGTTTaaaaacattgcagccggataaAAGGTATTCTGACATCAACACTCCCATTGCAGAGTGAGAGATGAGGCAAAGCCACCTTGCATACTTTTACTTTATTAAGGACAATTCATCACCACTGCATTGCTTCCTGTCTGTGGCTCCAACACCTAGTTATCTACTACAGCAGCGCAGGACATTTGCCTTGCCCAGgagtaaaacaaaaagacattAACTTTCTTTCATCCCACATGCTCTCAAATTGCTTTACAAATAACGTTTAGGTGTCTGGTTGTATGAAGTCTATTTCtgctatatttttttgtgtatttgggCTATATTACCTCACagaatttaattataatattatatcagaATTATTTGATTTTACTTGCTTTTTAGATTGTTTAAAAACCAGGTGTATATAATGCTAGTTAATACTTCAGCATGTCTACAAGCAAAGCGGAATGCACCAAACATCTACCCAAAGTACTTTGGGCATGCTCCAGTAGCAAACCTGAACATGAACCTTTTTACTTGTCTTCAATATGACGAATCTGACCAACTGGGATCAAAAAATATCACGTGCATAattttgagaaccaatgagaatcTTCTGGTAGCATAAGCTCCCATTTGGGCATGTCTGGAGAATCATGACTGTTAATGAAGAGGGAGGGATTATCGTTAATTAGCCAAAATCTGTAGAATACAAAAAGACCAAAGGGCAGCATCTCAACAGTGTAACTATCTGTTGAACAATGACAGGAAGTTGGTGTGCAGTGCAGTCTCTGGCactttgtgtgtggttttgtgctTTCTGTCATGCTGTTCCACAGTGGAGTAATCTGCCCCAGAATCCCCAAGCTCTGATGTTACAGCAAACTGACCAGCGGCTTCAGAAGcaagctagtcagtctcctcagtgggttcaacagcaagctagtcagtctcctcagtgggttcaacagcaagctagtcagtctcctcagtgggttcaacagcaagctagtcagcaggttcagaagccagctagtcagtctcctcagtgggttcaacagcaggctagtcagcaggttcagaagccagctagtcagtct
This region of Pseudorasbora parva isolate DD20220531a chromosome 6, ASM2467924v1, whole genome shotgun sequence genomic DNA includes:
- the LOC137079547 gene encoding zona pellucida sperm-binding protein 4-like; translated protein: MSTSKAECTKHLPKWSNLPQNPQALMLQQTDQRLQKQASQQVQKPASQSPQWVQQQASQQVQKPASQSPQWVQQQASQQVQKPASQSPQWVQQQASQQVQKPASQSPQWVQQQASQSPQWVQQQVQPKQPVVQAEPLDKCAVADYEQIQCGPAGTSGAECEALNCCFNGQQCYYGKAVTVQCIRDGQFVVVVARDVTLPRLSLDSVRLLGGNDPPCSPVGSTPSFAIYQFPVTACGTSMMEDGGYVVYENRMTSSYEVGVGPLGSITRDSHFELLFQCRYSGTSVEALVVEVNTVPAPPPVAASGPLRVELRLANGQCVTKGCAEGDEAYTSYYSDADYPVTKVLREPVFVEVRVLERTDPNIVLMLGRCWATSTPSPLSLPQWDLLVDGCPYRDDRYLTTLVPVAGSSGLQFPTHYKRFVVKMFTFVDPASLAPLQETIFIHCSTAVCHPSSGSCEQSCARKRRDADVKTISSGQTVVSSGEVTLVM
- the LOC137079548 gene encoding zona pellucida sperm-binding protein 4-like, whose amino-acid sequence is MCRLIPSVIIKESRWSNLPQNPQALMLQQTDQRLQKQASQQVQKPASQSPQWVQQQASQQVQKPASQSPQWVQQQASQQVQKPASQSPQWVQQQASQQVQKPASQSPQWVQQQASQSPQWVQQQVQPKQPVVQAEPLDKCAVADYEQIQCGPAGTSGAECEALNCCFNGQQCYYGKAVTVQCIRDGQFVVVVARDVTLPRLSLDSVRLLGGNDPPCSPVGSTPSFAIYQFPVTACGTSMMEDGGYVVYENRMTSSYEVGVGPLGSITRDSHFELLFQCRYSGTSVEALVVEVNTVPAPPPVAASGPLRVELRLANGQCVTKGCAEGDEAYTSYYSDADYPVTKVLREPVFVEVRVLERTDPNIVLMLGRCWATSTPSPLSLPQWDLLVDGCPYRDDRYLTTLVPVAGSSGLQFPTHYKRFVVKMFTFVDPASLAPLQETIFIHCSTAVCHPSSGSCEQSCARKRRDADVKTISSGQTVVSSGEVTLVM